TTTATGTTTTGTTTCATTAGACCAAAATCATATACCATCTGACCATTGTCCAGATAGTTTGATTCAAATAAAACTTCAACCTTATAAGAGTGTCCGTGAACAGAAGAGCGGCATTTCACACTTGAACATCCGCGAACAATATGTGCGTTTTCAAATTTGAATAGTTTACGGATAATCATTCTTTTACACCTTCTAAATTCAATGCTTTAGCGCTTTATTAAGAGGACTCAGACCGAAGGGAGGATTTGCTCTTCTTAATAAAGTGATAAAGCAGTTAAAACTACACACCCTTATTTTCATCCCATATACGGATGTGCAGCCTATCACTAAAATTATAACCTTTATTTTTACAGTACTCAATTAAGGCAAGAGTATTTTTCTCTACATCTGCTTTATTTCCACCCAAAGGCATACAATACACATCTGTTTGAGGAGCATGTTCAGTTATTTGTTCTATCTCATCATCTAAAGCCATATTGATCGAGTCTTCATCGATAGAGAACTTAAAAAAAGCATCTTTTGCATTTGTAGCAATTGAGTTAATAACACCGCCACGCACCCTTTTAGAGAGTGGTTCAGCAGAGTTTTCCAACTTGACAGAGAGTGCAAATACACACTTTTTGTAAACCGGGTATTTTTCAAAATCAACCGCTATCGTTCCATTTGTTTCAAATGTAATACGATGATTGTTTGCTACCATTTTTTCCAAAAACTCTACAAATATTTCATCATTTGCATAGATCAAAGGCTCACCACCTGTGAGTACTACATCGACACCAGTGGGCAAATCATAAAGATCAAATATGTTTAAAAGTTGCTGTGCTGAATCTATCTCGATCCAAGCGTGGGAGAAGTGTTCTTTGTTTACGGCGTAAACAGTATCACACCCTAAAACCTCTGCACCATCTTCGGCAATTTCCCTGCATCCAAATCCTTCACATTTCATGTTGCATCCGCCAAAACGGAAAAAAAGGCTCGGAGTACCAAGATAGCGACCCTCCCCTTGGATGGAGTAAAAATGTTCAACGAGGTATAACATTATCCACCCGTCTCATAAAATGCGCGAGTTGAAACTTCATCATCCTCACCACCCCAGCGGTTTTTCTCAGGTTTGTTTTTTACAACCTCTTTAAGAACAAGGGCAGCGCCTTTAATATCTCCACGCTTTACAAACTCTGCAATGCTCATCGCTTCATCAAAATAAAGACAAGGGATCAAATGCCCTTCAGCAGTTAAACGGATACGGTTACACTTTTTACAAAAGTCATCTTCATACGGTTCTATTATTCCAAACTCATACCCATCTTCAAGTTTATAATAGTGTGATGGTGAATGACCGTCAAACCCTTCATCTTCAAAACTGTATTTTTCTTTGATAATACTCAACAGTTCTGGAGATTTTAAACCTTGAATAT
Above is a window of Sulfurimonas marina DNA encoding:
- a CDS encoding 7-carboxy-7-deazaguanine synthase QueE, translating into MLYLVEHFYSIQGEGRYLGTPSLFFRFGGCNMKCEGFGCREIAEDGAEVLGCDTVYAVNKEHFSHAWIEIDSAQQLLNIFDLYDLPTGVDVVLTGGEPLIYANDEIFVEFLEKMVANNHRITFETNGTIAVDFEKYPVYKKCVFALSVKLENSAEPLSKRVRGGVINSIATNAKDAFFKFSIDEDSINMALDDEIEQITEHAPQTDVYCMPLGGNKADVEKNTLALIEYCKNKGYNFSDRLHIRIWDENKGV